Proteins from a single region of Punica granatum isolate Tunisia-2019 chromosome 8, ASM765513v2, whole genome shotgun sequence:
- the LOC116187472 gene encoding cytosolic sulfotransferase 15-like encodes MAENSKPSYDDQQEIEELISSLPNGKGWHSSGVTLYQNFWYLSKFLPGVISFQRHFLARDSDVLIASKPKSGTTWLKSLAFSALYRAQFNPSKVNANHPLLSSSPSALVRTLELGQSAGHAPDLSGFADPRLFGTHIPYDSLPYSIHQSRCKVIYICRNPLDVVVSFWHFVAQVDAGDRAGGWSGMEEYFDNFCKGMDGYGPFWDHLLGYWKASQERPKKVLFLKYEDLKEDTAGNLKRIAEFMGVPFSDEEERNGVVEEIAKMCSLGSLKELEVNKTGRSIAGFENNSYFRKGEVGDWVNYFSLSMAERLKNIMEEKLSHFGLTFRVN; translated from the exons ATGGCTGAAAACTCGAAACCTTCGTATGATGATCAGCAAGAAATCGAAGAGCTAATCTCTTCTCTTCCTAATGGGAAAGGGTGGCACAGCTCGGGCGTCACCCTATACCAGAACTTCTGGTACCTGTCGAAATTTCTTCCGGGGGTCATCTCATTCCAGCGCCACTTCCTAGCACGAGATTCCGATGTCCTAATAGCCTCAAAGCCCAAGTCAGGCACCACATGGCTCAAATCCCTGGCCTTTTCTGCCCTCTACCGGGCACAGTTCAACCCCTCCAAGGTCAATGCCAACCACCCTTTACTCTCCTCCAGTCCCAGTGCACTTGTCCGAACCTTGGAGCTGGGGCAGTCGGCAGGGCATGCTCCTGACCTGTCCGGCTTTGCCGATCCGCGTCTTTTTGGCACCCACATTCCATATGATTCACTGCCATATTCTATCCACCAGTCCCGTTGTAAG GTGATTTACATTTGTCGGAACCCCCTCGACGTGGTGGTGTCATTTTGGCACTTTGTGGCCCAAGTCGATGCAGGGGACCGAGCAGGAGGCTGGTCAGGCATGGAGGAGTACTTCGATAACTTTTGTAAAGGGATGGATGGGTACGGTCCGTTCTGGGACCACTTGCTGGGGTATTGGAAGGCGAGCCAGGAGAGGCCCAAGAAGGTCTTGTTCCTGAAGTACGAGGACCTGAAGGAAGACACCGCAGGGAACCTGAAGAGGATCGCGGAGTTCATGGGGGTTCCGTTTTCGGACGAGGAAGAGAGGAATGGAGTTGTCGAAGAGATAGCAAAGATGTGCAGTCTGGGTAGCTTGAAGGAGTTGGAGGTGAACAAGACAGGTAGATCCATCGCCGGCTTTGAGAACAACAGCTATTTCAGGAAAGGTGAGGTCGGGGACTGGGTTAACTATTTCAGTCTTTCCATGGCGGAACGGCTCAAGAACATCATGGAAGAGAAATTGAGTCATTTTGGATTGACGTTCCGGGTGAACTAG